TTCCACGCCGCCGCCGTGATCCCGGCCGAGAACACGTTGGGGTCGAACGCCGGATGGCTGACGAAGGTCACGACCGCCCCGTCGCGCGGATCCATCGCCACGACGGCGCCGGGTCGATCGCCGAGCGCAGCCTCGGCGGCCTGCTGCAGCGCGAGGTCGAGGCCGAGCGCGACCGTATCGCCGGGCACCGCGGGGACCGTCCCGAGCGTCCTGACCACGTGCCCCTGCGCGTCGACCTCGGCCTGAAACTCTCCGCTGCGGCCCCGAAGGTACGCGTCGTACGTCCGCTCGACGCCGTCCTTACCGATCAGGTCGCCGGACTCATACCCCGCGGCGCGCAGGCGCCGCAGTTCCTGCTCGTTGATTTCACCGACATACCCGAACGCGTGCGCGCCGAGCGTCTTGTAAAGGTACTGTCGCACCGGCTCGACCTCGACCAGCACCCCGGGCAGATCGAGCTGGCTCTCTTCGATCCCGGCGACGATCTCTTTCGGCACGTCGCGCCGAAGCCGCACGGGGTCAAACGGACGGTCGCGGCCCGCCGCCAGGCGCGACAGGATCTCGGCGGGGTCCATCCCGAGCACCTTGCCGAGGGCGGCCGCTTCGGGCCCCGGGTGGCGGAGCTCGAGCGGCAGCAGCGCCACGGTAAAGGCGGGGCGGTTCGCGACGAGCGTGCGGCCGTGCCGGTCGACGAGCGACCCGCGGGGGGCCGCAAGCGGCGTCACCCGCAGGCGGTTCTCCTCCGACAGCCTGAGGAAATAATCGCCTTGGACGATCTGCACCTGCCACAGGCGGATGACCAGGATCCCGAGCAGCAGGCCGACGACGGCGAGCAGCGTGAGCAGGCGGCGTTCGAAGACGTCCCGTTCCATGGTCAGACCGGGTGAGACCGCTCGTACAGACGGACCAACGCCGCATCGAGCCGGCGGAGTCCGCGGAAGATGGGCACGGCGATGACGCCATTATAGCATGCGCTCCCGAGGACGGCCCGGGCGACGTCGGGAAGCGGCGCCTGCAGCAGCCCGACGAGGTGCGCGGCCCCGGCCGAGAGCGCCCCGCTTATCACCGTGAGCACCACACCGCCGACGGCCGGAAGCCACAGGCTCTCCGCGGAAAGACTTCGCTCGCCCAGTCCCGCGACAAACCCGACGGAGACGGCGGCCAGCATGCCGAGCCCAAGGGGCGATCCCGACATCACGTCGTGCAGCAGGCCGATGCCCGCCCCGACGAGGGCCCCTTCCTCGGATCCGTGGAGCAGCCCCACGGTCATGACGATGGGCAGCAGCGGATCGGCGATGCCGCCGCCGAGCGGCAGATAGCCGAGCCACGCCGTCTGCAGCACGGTCCCGGCCGCCGCCGCCACCCCGTAGACCACAAAGCGCGTCACCGGGCGGGGCCGTGCAGAACGATCAAGACGTCCTCCAGGTGGCCGAGGTCCGTCGCCGGCCGGGCGACCGCATCCTGAAACATCGGCCCGCGGGTCACGCCGGTGACGGTCGCGAGCGGCAGCCCGCGGGGATAGATCGGACCGAGTCCCGAGGTGAGGATGACGTCCCCGGGCCGGACGTCGGCGTCCCGCGACAGGTACGTCACTTTGAGCGGCGTCTGGCCCTGGCCGAGCGCGACGCCCACTTCGCGCGACCGCTCGAGCACGACGCTCACCGCGCTGCGCGGATCGGAGACGAGCAGCACGCGCGCCCATCCCCCCGCCGTCTCGACCACGTGGCCCACGACGCCGTCGCTCGTGATCACGGGATCGTCCCGCTGCACGCCGTCGGCCGCGCCGCGGTCGACGAGCACCGTACTGAACCACCGGCTGGGATCGCGGCCGACGACCCGCGCGGCGACCGCGCGGTACGGCAGCTGCTGTTTGAATGCGAGGAGCGCCCGGAGGTGCGCGTTCTCCTGGGCGTCCGGGCGCAGCCGTGCGTTTTCCTCACGGAGGCGAGCCACCTCGGTCCGCAGGCGCTGATTTTCCGTCCGCAGCGTGCCGATTTCGGTGATGAACGACCACGCATCCACGAACGTGCCGCTCATGCGCGCCAGCGCCACGGCCGGCGGCGCCAGCACCGCCTCGACGGCGGTGCCGATCCATCCGATGCGCCGGCCGTCCGGGGCGCGCAGTTGCGTGGTAAGGATCACCAGCGCGAGCACGCAGAGCGTGGCCGCCACGAGGAGCCGGCGGCGGACCAGGGTGGGCGACTGCAACACGTCACATCTTCTTGCTCGTGATCAAGACCTTCTTCAGCGTCTCGATCTCCTCGAGGGCGCGGCCGGTGCCGAGCACGACGGCGCTCAGCGGATCCTCGGCCAGCATCACCGGCATCCCGGTCTCCTCGCTGAGCAGCCGGTCCAGTCCGCGCAACAGCGACCCGCCGCCGGCCATGATGATCCCGCGGTCGACGATGTCGGCGGCGAGTTCCGGCGGCGTCCGTTCCAGCGTCATCTTTAGCGCCTCCACGATCGCCGCGATCGGCTCCGCCATCGCCTCGCGGATCTCGTTGCTGGTCATGCGTACCGTCCGCGGCAGCCCGGACACGAGGTCGCGGCCGCGCACCTCGATCGACTGCTCGTCCTTTTGCGGGTACGCGGAGCCGATCTTGATCTTGATGTCTTCCGAGGTGCGCTCGCCGATCAGCAGATTGTACGCCTTGCGGGCGTATTGGATGATCGCCTCGTCCATCTCGTCGCCGGCGATGCGGATGCTTCGGGCGGTCACGATGCCGCCGAGCGCGATCACGGCGACCTCCGTGGTGCCGCCGCCGACGTCCACGACCATGCTCCCCACGGGCTCCGACACCGGCAGGCCCGCGCCGATGGCCGCGGCCATCGGCTCCTCGATCAGGTAGGCTTCGCGCGCGCCCGCCTGCAGCGTCGCGTCGATCACGGCGCGCTTCTCCACCTCGGTGACGCCGCTCGGGATGCCGACGATCACCCGGGGCCGCATCAGGCTGCGGCCCCGCAACCCGCGGCGGATGAAGTAGGCCAGCATGGACGCCGTCGTGTCGAAGTCGGCGATCACGCCGTCGCGCAGCGGGCGCGTCGCGATGATGTCGCCGGGCGTGCGGCCGATCATCCGCTTGGCCTCCTCACCGACGGCCAGCACCTCGCCGCCGTCGACGCGCCGGGCCACCACCGACGGCTCCCGCAGCACGACCCCCTCGCGCCGCACGTAGACCAGCGTGTTGGCCGTGCCGAGGTCCACTCCCATGTCGCGGGTGAATCGGGCCAGCAATCCGTTCAGCACTCCCCTCACACTCCTCCCCCGTCTGGACACGGGGCCCCCGGTCGCCTCCCGGCGGCCTCCTGTCGGACCGCGAGGCCCGTCTATCCTGCCTGTGCCCCAGTTAGGCGTCGGCGAACGGCGACCCTTCGACGGCCTCCCGTTCGCGTCGAGGCCCGCCGCGGCCTCGCTCATGAGCGTCCGCGCCGCCGCATTCCCAGCCTCGGGGCATCCGTTCCCGCAGGCTGACCCACCGGCCGTCTCCGACGATCAGGTGGTCCAATACCGGAATGCCCAATACCGCCGCCGCCCGGCACAAGCGCGCCGTGACCGCAAGATCGGCCCGGCTCGGCGTCGGGTCTCCCGACGGGTGATTATGCACCAAAATGACCGCCGCGGCGCCCTCGCGGACGGCGATCTTGAAGACCTCACGCGGGTGGACCGGTGAGCTCGCCAGCCCTCCCCGCGTGACTTCGACCGCGTCGAGGACTTCGTGCCGGGTGTTGAGCAGCAGGACGAGGAAACGCTCCACCTCCGCGAAGCGCAGCCGGTCCATCACCACCGAGGCGGCGTCGGCCGGCCCGGACACGCGCGGACGCCGCCGGGCGGGCAGCGTGCCGAGCCGGCGGCCCAACTCGAACGCGGCGAGGAGATGCAGGGCCTTCACCGGCCCGACCCCGTCGGTCCCGCACAACTCGCGCACGCCGGCCGCCGCCAGCCGAGCGAGGCCTCCGTACCGACCGATCAGATCGGCCGCCACGTCGAGCGCGCTGCGGGCCGGTGATCCGGTCCGGAGCAGCACCGCAACGAGTTCCGCCGTGCTGAGGGCGTCGGGGCCGTGGCGGAGCAGCCGTTCCCGCGGGCGCAGCTCGGCCGGCAGGTCCTTGATTCGCGGCGCCCTCACGGATGCCGACGTCACAGCACCCCCGTCTTCGAAGGCCGGATAGACAAAGAACGGGGCGGAGCCGGCGCCCCTTGGGACGCGCCCCACCCCTCGGTGTATCGGACGACGAGCCGACTACAGCGCGCGAAACACGAATATCGCTGCGATTATACCAAGCACGATGCCGAGGTTCAATCGGACGACGAAGCCGAGCGTCAGTGTCACGACCCGGAGGTCGAGCGTGACCGGCGGATCCATGCCGAAGGCGACGGAGTGCCCGAGCGGTGCAAGATACGTGAACTGCCCCAGCGCATCGGCCACCACGCTTCCCAGCATCGCCCCGGCGACGACGACGATGATGAAGATCCACCACGGGTCGCGCGCGGTCCGCTTGGCGGTCCTCGCCACCCTCATCTCCGGCGGCGGGCGCATAACGGAGTTTCGCCGCGCACCCCCGCCGTGCGGCGCGCATACAAAACGGGAGCGGCGGGCTGCCGCTCCCATCCCATATCCACTCGGCGGCGCCCGGCGGGCGTCCCCCGGCGGGGACCGGCCGGACGCGGTTCGATGCCGATCAGGCCTTCGTGCCGGTTTCGCCGCTTCGGTCGGCCGACGGGCCTTTGGGCTCCTCCGGCTTCGTCGCTTCCTTGAACTCTCGCATCGCCTTGCCGACCGCCCCGCCCAACCCCGCGAGCCGGCTCGGGCCAAACAACAGAATAACGATCGCCAGCACGATGATCAGTTCCCAAAACTTGGGCCCCATGACGCACCTCCGGCTCGATTATACACCACAAACCGAAGCGCCGCCGGATGGGCGACCGTTCCCGCGACCGCAAGTCACGACTCGGGTCCACCCCCGGGCGGACGCGCCTGAGCGAGCGCGCCCGGCGCAGCGACGCGTCATCGGGTGCGGACCGTGACGAACTCCACGAGGGCGGCGAGACTGTCCCGCGCCGCGGACGGCGGCAGGCCGGCGAGCGCCTGGGCGGCCCGCGTCGCGCGGTCGCGCGCGACGGCGAGTGCGCGGTCGATCGCGCCGCTCCGCGTGAGAATGCCCTGCACCTCATCGGGAGCAGCGCCGCAGGCGGCCGCCCGGGCCGCGGTGCCG
Above is a window of bacterium DNA encoding:
- the mreD gene encoding rod shape-determining protein MreD, with translation MTRFVVYGVAAAAGTVLQTAWLGYLPLGGGIADPLLPIVMTVGLLHGSEEGALVGAGIGLLHDVMSGSPLGLGMLAAVSVGFVAGLGERSLSAESLWLPAVGGVVLTVISGALSAGAAHLVGLLQAPLPDVARAVLGSACYNGVIAVPIFRGLRRLDAALVRLYERSHPV
- the mreC gene encoding rod shape-determining protein MreC, with product MLQSPTLVRRRLLVAATLCVLALVILTTQLRAPDGRRIGWIGTAVEAVLAPPAVALARMSGTFVDAWSFITEIGTLRTENQRLRTEVARLREENARLRPDAQENAHLRALLAFKQQLPYRAVAARVVGRDPSRWFSTVLVDRGAADGVQRDDPVITSDGVVGHVVETAGGWARVLLVSDPRSAVSVVLERSREVGVALGQGQTPLKVTYLSRDADVRPGDVILTSGLGPIYPRGLPLATVTGVTRGPMFQDAVARPATDLGHLEDVLIVLHGPAR
- a CDS encoding rod shape-determining protein, with the translated sequence MRGVLNGLLARFTRDMGVDLGTANTLVYVRREGVVLREPSVVARRVDGGEVLAVGEEAKRMIGRTPGDIIATRPLRDGVIADFDTTASMLAYFIRRGLRGRSLMRPRVIVGIPSGVTEVEKRAVIDATLQAGAREAYLIEEPMAAAIGAGLPVSEPVGSMVVDVGGGTTEVAVIALGGIVTARSIRIAGDEMDEAIIQYARKAYNLLIGERTSEDIKIKIGSAYPQKDEQSIEVRGRDLVSGLPRTVRMTSNEIREAMAEPIAAIVEALKMTLERTPPELAADIVDRGIIMAGGGSLLRGLDRLLSEETGMPVMLAEDPLSAVVLGTGRALEEIETLKKVLITSKKM
- the radC gene encoding DNA repair protein RadC, which produces MRAPRIKDLPAELRPRERLLRHGPDALSTAELVAVLLRTGSPARSALDVAADLIGRYGGLARLAAAGVRELCGTDGVGPVKALHLLAAFELGRRLGTLPARRRPRVSGPADAASVVMDRLRFAEVERFLVLLLNTRHEVLDAVEVTRGGLASSPVHPREVFKIAVREGAAAVILVHNHPSGDPTPSRADLAVTARLCRAAAVLGIPVLDHLIVGDGRWVSLRERMPRGWECGGADAHERGRGGPRREREAVEGSPFADA
- a CDS encoding DUF4321 domain-containing protein, whose amino-acid sequence is MARTAKRTARDPWWIFIIVVVAGAMLGSVVADALGQFTYLAPLGHSVAFGMDPPVTLDLRVVTLTLGFVVRLNLGIVLGIIAAIFVFRAL
- a CDS encoding twin-arginine translocase TatA/TatE family subunit, with protein sequence MGPKFWELIIVLAIVILLFGPSRLAGLGGAVGKAMREFKEATKPEEPKGPSADRSGETGTKA